The proteins below come from a single Candida albicans SC5314 chromosome 7, complete sequence genomic window:
- a CDS encoding uncharacterized protein (Protein of unknown function; Spider biofilm repressed): MDIVLEIDKYCVRVGVVGEVTPVVVPVKYEWVGEVQYLEDHALTKEQAQAVVSEMDKGVLAKYCQSLGTWLDVENVSYSLLQRLMHGALSELPVNPRRCFVVDHRYSEKSKRAICSILFEYRAKSVVFVPGGVLAVMGSNRRDGLWVDHTRRAIHKVVDLREIGVYGMDLGIHSIIQKSDIHVRKTLKENVITAKDTVGCWTACSLYVGEVATGWPEIRKDIFR; encoded by the coding sequence ATGGATATTGTTCTTGAAATTGACAAGTATTGTGTAAGGGTGGGTGTAGTTGGAGAGGTTACTCCGGTGGTTGTGCCAGTAAAGTATGAGTGGGTAGGGGAGGTGCAGTATTTGGAGGATCATGCATTGACGAAAGAGCAAGCCCAGGCAGTGGTACTGGAGATGGATAAGGGGGTACTTGCAAAATACTGCCAGTCCTTGGGGACGTGGTTGGACGTGGAGAATGTGCTGTATAGCTTGTTGCAAAGGCTTATGCATGGTGCACTTTCAGAGTTGCCAGTCAACCCCAGACGGTgctttgttgttgatcatCGGTATTCGGAAAAACTGAAAAGGGCGATCTGTTCGATCTTGTTTGAGTATAGGGCCAAATCGGTGGTGTTTGTCCCGGGAGGTGTGTTGGCTGTGATGGGGAGCAATCGAAGAGATGGATTATGGGTAGACCACACACGAAGGGCTATACATAAAGTGGTGGACTTACGAGAGATTGGCGTGTATGGCATGGACTTGGGTATACATTCGATTATACAGAAGAGCGATATACATGTACGCAAAACCTTGAAGGAAAACGTTATCACCGCCAAAGATACAGTTGGGTGCTGGACAGCGTGTTCTTTGTACGTTGGTGAAGTGGCTACAGGTTGGCCAGAGATTAGGAAAGATATATTTCGCTAA
- the RAD3 gene encoding TFIIH/NER complex ATP-dependent 5'-3' DNA helicase subunit (Ortholog of S. cerevisiae Rad3; 5' to 3' DNA helicase, nucleotide excision repair and transcription, subunit of RNA polII initiation factor TFIIH and Nucleotide Excision Repair Factor 3 (NEF3)) produces MKFFIDDLPVLFPYPRIYPEQYSYMCDIKKTLDVGGNCILEMPSGTGKTVSLLSLTVAYQMHYPEHRKIVYCSRTMSEIEKALIELHKLMEFRANELGEVEDFRGLGLTSRKNLCLHPTISKERKGVVVDEKCRRITNGQLKEKIEKGVPTEDSLCSFHEKLYDLEPHNLVPPGVYSFDALIKYCKEEGTCPYFTVRRMIPFCNIIIYSYHYLLDPKIAERVSRELSKDSIVIFDEAHNIDNVCIESLSLDLTDETLKKASRGANKLGEAIEDMKAQDSEKLQNEYEQLVEGLRQAEIARDQELFMANPVLPQDLLDEAIPGNIRKGEHFIAFLKRFIEYLKTRMKVLHVISETPTSFLQHLKELTYIERKPLRFCSERLSLLVRTLEVTEIDDFNALKDIATFATLVSTYDSGFQLILEPYETEGSTVPNPILHFTCLDASIAIKPVFDRFSSVIITSGTISPLDMYPKMLKFETVIQESYAMTLARRSFLPMIVTKGSDQVSISSRFEIRNDPSVVRNYGSLLIEFAKITPDGMVVFFPSYLYMESIISMWQSMGVLDEVWKHKLILVETPDAQETSLALETYRKACSNGRGAVLLSVARGKVSEGIDFDHHYGRTVLMIGIPFQYTESRILKARLEFMRDHFQIKENDFLSFDAMRHAAQCLGRVLRGKDDYGIMVLADRRFARKKNQLPKWIAQALNDSDTNLSTDMALATAKKFLRSLAQPTNPKDSEGVSIWNIEQLQEYQQQFQKDEMDIDEEDLDLL; encoded by the coding sequence ATGAAGTTCTTTATTGACGACTTACCTGTACTATTCCCATACCCCAGAATATACCCAGAGCAATATTCGTATATGTGTGATATCAAAAAGACCCTAGATGTGGGTGGCAACTGTATATTGGAAATGCCCTCAGGGACTGGGAAGACGGTCTCGTTGCTTTCGCTTACGGTGGCGTACCAGATGCATTATCCGGAGCATAGGAAAATCGTTTACTGCTCGCGTACGATGTCGGAGATTGAGAAGGCGTTGATTGAATTGCACAAGTTGATGGAGTTTAGGGCCAACGAGTTGGGAGAGGTGGAAGATTTTCGTGGGTTGGGGTTGACAAGTAGAAAGAACCTTTGTCTTCACCCGACGATTTCAAAAGAACGAAAAGGGGTGGTGGTGGATGAAAAGTGCAGGAGAATCACCAATGGACAACTAAAGGAAAAGATTGAAAAGGGCGTGCCTACAGAGGATAGTTTGTGTTCGTTCCATGAAAAGTTGTACGATTTAGAGCCTCATAATTTAGTGCCGCCGGGAGTCTACTCATTCGATGCATTGATCAAGTATTGCAAGGAAGAAGGAACGTGTCCATACTTTACAGTAAGACGAATGATCCCGTTTTGCAATATAATCATCTATTCGTACCATTATTTGCTTGATCCCAAGATTGCTGAACGTGTTTCGCGTGAGTTGTCAAAAGATAGTATTGTTATATTTGATGAGGCGCATAATATCGACAATGTCTGCATTGAGTCGTTGTCGTTGGACTTGACTGATGAGACTTTGAAGAAGGCGTCACGTGGTGCCAATAAGTTGGGTGAGGCCATTGAGGATATGAAGGCGCAGGATAGTGAAAAATTGCAGAATGAGTATGAGCAGTTGGTGGAAGGGTTGCGACAGGCCGAGATTGCACGAGACCAGGAATTGTTTATGGCGAACCCGGTGTTGCCGCAGGACTTGTTAGATGAGGCTATACCTGGGAATATTCGAAAGGGTGAACACTTTATTGCGTTTTTGAAACGGTTCATTGAGTATTTAAAGACGAGGATGAAGGTGTTGCATGTTATTAGCGAGACCCCAACAAGTTTTTTACAGCACTTGAAAGAGTTGACGTATATTGAGAGGAAACCGTTACGGTTTTGTTCCGAGAGGTTATCGTTGTTGGTGAGAACGTTGGAGGTGACGGAGATTGACGACTTTAATGCGTTGAAAGATATTGCTACGTTTGCCACGTTGGTGTCGACGTACGACAGTGGGTTCCAGTTGATACTAGAGCCGTATGAGACTGAGGGGAGTACTGTGCCGAATCCCATTTTGCATTTTACGTGTTTAGATGCGTCGATTGCGATCAAGCCGGTGTTTGACAGGTTTTCATCGGTCATTATTACGTCTGGTACTATATCGCCATTGGACATGTATCCGAAGATgttaaaatttgaaactgTTATCCAGGAATCGTATGCCATGACGTTGGCGCGTCGCTCGTTTTTGCCAATGATTGTTACCAAAGGGTCTGACCAAGTGTCGATATCGTCGAGGTTTGAGATTCGGAATGACCCGTCGGTGGTGAGAAACTATGGGTCGTTGTTGATTGAGTTTGCCAAGATCACTCCAGACGGTATGGTAGTGTTTTTCCCGTCGTATCTTTACATGGAGTCGATTATTTCGATGTGGCAGAGTATGGGGGTTTTGGACGAGGTGTGGAAACACAAGTTGATTTTGGTGGAGACGCCGGATGCGCAGGAGACGTCGTTGGCGTTGGAGACATACAGAAAGGCGTGTTCCAACGGAAGAGGGGCAGTGTTGTTGTCGGTTGCGCGTGGTAAAGTTTCTGAAGGGATTGATTTTGACCACCACTATGGGAGGACGGTATTGATGATTGGTATACCATTCCAGTACACCGAGTCGAGGATCTTGAAGGCGAGACTAGAGTTTATGCGAGACCATTTCCAAATCAAGGAGAATGACTTTTTATCATTCGATGCGATGAGACATGCAGCGCAGTGTTTGGGGAGAGTTTTGAGAGGGAAAGACGATTATGGGATTATGGTTTTGGCCGATCGAAGGTTTGCACGGAAGAAGAACCAGTTGCCGAAATGGATTGCGCAGGCGTTGAATGATTCAGATACGAACTTGTCTACAGATATGGCGCTTGCAACTGCGAAAAAGTTTTTGCGTAGTTTGGCGCAGCCAACTAACCCGAAAGACCTGGAAGGGGTATCGATATGGAATATCGAGCAGTTGCAGGAGTACCAACAGCAGTTTCAAAAAGACGAAATGGATATTGATGAGGAGGATTTAGATTTGTTGTGA
- a CDS encoding adenylate kinase (Ortholog(s) have adenylate kinase activity, nucleoside triphosphate adenylate kinase activity, role in nucleotide metabolic process and mitochondrial inner membrane, mitochondrial matrix localization), giving the protein MNPLRILLLGAPGSGKGTQTSRLLKRFTQLQSLSSGDILRNQIRSGSAIGGEAQTYIKNGSLVPDNIMVGLITAELEKKKWLTQSSSWLLDGFPRTVNQARELDRVIHDRANFNLVVELDVDQKVILQRIEARWIHEASGRVYNLDYNPPKVPFKDDVTGEALTKRQDDTAQVFQKRLDQYNEEIEPLKVFYKQQGLLYTVSGDTSDIIYPKLENLIVDKIM; this is encoded by the coding sequence ATGAACCCGCTTCGAATTCTACTCTTGGGTGCACCAGGCTCAGGCAAGGGCACACAGACGTCGAGGTTGTTAAAGCGGTTTACCCAATTACAATCGTTGTCTTCTGGTGATATCTTGCGAAACCAAATACGTCTGGGGTCAGCAATTGGCGGGGAAGCACAGACGTATATAAAAAATGGGTCGTTGGTCCCTGACAATATAATGGTTGGTCTTATTACTGCAGAgttggaaaagaaaaagtggTTAACCCAAAGTTCTAGCTGGTTATTGGATGGGTTTCCTAGGACTGTCAACCAAGCAAGGGAGTTGGATCGTGTGATTCACGATCGTGCTAATTTTAATTTGGTGGTTGAGTTGGATGTTGACCAGAAAGTTATTTTACAGCGAATTGAGGCCAGATGGATCCATGAGGCTAGTGGGAGAGTGTACAATTTAGACTATAACCCGCCAAAAGTGCCATTCAAAGATGACGTTACGGGCGAGGCATTGACCAAACGCCAAGACGATACTGCACAAGTGTTTCAAAAACGGTTGGACCAGTATAATGAGGAGATTGAGCCTCTCAAAGTGTTTTACAAGCAGCAAGGGTTGTTGTATACAGTTAGTGGCGACACTTCTGATATAATCTACCCCAAGTTGGAGAATTTAATAGTAGATAAAATTATGTAG
- a CDS encoding uncharacterized protein (Protein of unknown function; transcript induced in RHE model of oral candidiasis; Spider biofilm repressed) produces MSDEEIDDLFGEETTEKIVDLSLPRHAVVSVMEKDVRLLKTPDFLNIEAHPFDPSSFKEQIESNNKVRRERGLTAKEIHNEQMTEKLLNENTIRWRYHNAGNDEIVKQSNAHFVEWSDGSVSLKVGNEVYDVRELPMFDHLLVKSHQAAEVLQADSILSKSINLLPASSSHRKILVKNITKKEKILNTITDVDPLEKQRLADEDVRKAMKMKRQMESRRRLQEEKWERSGSPRAQESSYERFERTYEGEGYDENDDFVAGDEEEIEEYEEEEEFERGAERLTQLKEEGAAKYRRHSEDEDEDEKTRKRRRIIDSDEE; encoded by the coding sequence ATGTCCGATGAAGAGATAGATGATTTGTTTGGGGAAGAAACTACCGAAAAGATAGTTGATTTGTCGTTACCGCGCCATGCAGTTGTGCTGGTTATGGAAAAGGATGTGAGGTTATTGAAGACACCAGACTTTTTAAACATCGAAGCACACCCATTTGACCCTTCGAGTTTCAAAGAACAGATAGAAAGCAATAATAAAGTACGACGTGAGAGGGGGTTGACTGCTAAGGAAATCCACAACGAGCAGATGACAGAGAAGTTGTTGAACGAAAACACGATCAGATGGAGGTACCATAATGCGGGCAATGACGAGATTGTCAAGCAGTCTAATGCCCATTTTGTGGAATGGAGTGATGGATCGGTATCGTTAAAAGTGGGTAATGAAGTGTATGATGTGAGGGAATTGCCCATGTTTGATCATTTATTGGTGAAGAGCCACCAAGCAGCTGAAGTTTTGCAAGCCGACTCGATACTTTCCAAGTCGATTAATCTTTTGCCGGCATCGTCGAGTCATAGAAAGATTCTTGTTAAGAATATCaccaagaaagaaaagatcTTGAATACCATTACCGATGTTGATCCGTTGGAGAAGCAGCGACTTGCAGACGAAGATGTGCGTAAGGCCATGAAGATGAAACGACAAATGGAGTCGAGAAGAAGATTACAGGAAGAGAAGTGGGAGAGAAGCGGTAGTCCTAGAGCACAAGAAAGTTCATATGAAAGGTTTGAACGAACCTATGAGGGTGAGGGGTATGATGAgaatgatgattttgttgcTGGCGATGAAGAAGAGATTGAAGAGTATGAGGAGGAAGAGGAGTTTGAGCGCGGAGCAGAGAGGCTAACCCAActcaaagaagaaggtgCTGCCAAGTACCGAAGACACTCTGAAGACGAGGATGAGGATGAGAAAACCcggaaaagaagaagaattattgattCTGATGAAGAGTGA
- the SAC7 gene encoding Sac7p (Putative GTPase activating protein (GAP) for Rho1; repressed upon adherence to polystyrene; macrophage/pseudohyphal-repressed; transcript is upregulated in RHE model of oral candidiasis and in clinical oral candidiasis) — protein MESGMFSSIISSACNNKMSLRTTYPLDYTLSINNKNFFLYIFFFFPPPPFSILTIYIFFNCLLLLFFFSFALFHQTQFIMSSPNTGKSLFNTFTRNLKMVLSNESLPHVSDNENDSKSPMSTSPPQNIPIPQNPSLFHNPHQQPSTPSGNSYLNAVHSGISRVRSNSLNPSETSVRQQNVYFGVTLDNALVQGFAKISILGTDNNPDGLNYGKIPIVVAKCGVYLKKNGLTVEGIFRVGGSSKRLKELQIIFNTPPDFGKKLNWEGYTVHDAATILRRYLNALPEPLIPLEMYEVFRDPLRNRSRIINYMKYKAAVATSSISSPNPHTARANGNNNNNSYFPDMSQPLTEANIGKLNHDIAPRKNSESSSNVFSQSAPMPLSEEEVNTKSKKKSKSYKKLTNDIHEAIDEYKLLVNELPLASKQLLFYILDLLSMVQAQSKENLMNSRNLAAIFQPSILSHPNHDMDPVEYALSQAVVEFLIKYSYKLLPTTVSASPAVKSPVAARDESDVTSTSTTPLNEESHLSKENYPHRESVTSEPQDSLVAGFQHNVTGSIPFDSDIESDIGSDLDDLNFQQLKLNDGSPVKSSPPPAPQMPAAIVVSPPSSSSVHQSDK, from the coding sequence ATGGAACTGGGTATGTTCAGTAGTATAATATCCAGTGCATGTAACAATAAAATGAGTTTACGCACTACTTATCCACTTGACTACACACTCagtatcaacaataaaaatttttttctctacattttttttttctttccccCGCCTCCTTTTTCCATTCTCacaatatatattttttttaattgtttacttctacttttttttttttcttttgctcTTTTCCATCAAACACAGTTCATCATGTCGTCACCGAATACAGGCAAGAGCTTGTTTAATACGTTTACGaggaatttgaaaatggtCTTGTCCAACGAATCGTTACCGCATGTAAGTGATAACGAGAATGATTCCAAGAGTCCCATGAGCACGTCTCCACCGCAGAATATACCTATACCACAAAACCCATCGTTATTTCACAATCCCCATCAACAACCATCGACACCGTCGGGCAATAGTTATTTGAATGCTGTGCATAGCGGTATTAGCCGTGTTCGATCAAACTCACTCAACCCATCAGAAACCAGTGTGCGCCAGCAAAATGTATATTTTGGAGTGACATTAGATAATGCTTTAGTACAAGGTTTTGCCAAGATATCGATATTGGGTACCGACAACAACCCTGACGGGTTGAACTACGGCAAGATTCCAATAGTCGTTGCCAAATGTGGTGtttatttgaagaaaaatggGTTGACCGTTGAAGGAATATTTAGAGTTGGCGGGTCGTCGAAACGGTTAAAAGAATTGCAGATAATCTTCAACACGCCACCTGATTTTGGCAAGAAACTAAATTGGGAGGGGTATACTGTTCATGATGCAGCCACGATTTTGAGGAGGTATTTGAATGCATTACCAGAACCCTTGATACCACTAGAGATGTATGAAGTTTTCCGTGACCCGCTCAGAAATAGGAGCAggataatcaattatatgaAGTATAAGGCAGCAGTTGCTACATCGAGTATCAGCAGTCCCAACCCGCACACCGCCAGAGCAAAtggcaacaacaacaacaactcgTATTTCCCCGATATGAGCCAGCCTCTAACTGAAGCCAATATCGGCAAGTTGAATCACGATATTGCCCCACGAAAGAATTCTGAATCATCGTCCAATGTATTTTCGCAGAGTGCGCCAATGCCATTAAGTGAAGAGGAAGTCAACACCAAGAGCAAGAAGAAGTCAAAGAGCTATAAGAAGTTGACTAATGATATCCACGAAGCCATTGACGAGTATAAACTTCTAGTGAACGAGTTACCCTTGGCATCGAAGCAGTTGCTTTTCTACATTTTGGACTTGCTTTCCATGGTGCAAGCACAATCGAAAGagaatttaatgaattcaaGAAACCTTGCGGCGATTTTCCAGCCATCGATTTTATCACACCCGAACCACGATATGGACCCGGTGGAGTATGCATTGTCACAGGCTGTGGTTGAGTTTCTTATAAAGTACTCGTATAAATTGTTGCCCACCACAGTGTCTGCCAGTCCCGCTGTAAAGTCGCCGGTTGCTGCTCGCGACGAAAGCGATGTGACATCTACCAGTACTACACCACTAAATGAAGAATCACACTTGTCAAAAGAGAATTACCCACATCGCGAGTCGGTGACTTCTGAACCCCAAGATAGTCTAGTGGCGGGATTCCAGCATAATGTGACAGGATCGATTCCCTTTGATTCAGATATAGAGAGTGATATTGGTTCTGACTTagatgatttgaatttccaGCAACTAAAGTTGAATGATGGGTCCCCAGTTAAATCAAGCCCGCCGCCAGCGCCACAAATGCCTGCAGCTATAGTAGTTTCTCCGCCGTCGTCGCTGTCCGTTCACCAACTGGATAAGTAa
- the CSA1 gene encoding Csa1p (Surface antigen on elongating hyphae and buds; strain variation in repeat number; ciclopirox, filament induced, alkaline induced by Rim101; Efg1-, Cph1, Hap43-regulated; required for WT RPMI biofilm formation; Bcr1-induced in a/a biofilms), with translation MLPSIVISIVLASFVSAESSITEAPTTTAEDNPYTIYPSVAKTASINGFADRIYDQLPECAKPCMFQNTGVTPCPYWDTGCLCIMPTFAGAIGSCIAEKCKGQDVVSATSLGTSICSVAGVWDPYWMVPANVQSSLSAAATAVASSSEQPVETSSEPAGSSQSVESSQPAETSSSEPAETSSSEPAETSSETSSEQPASSEPAETSSEESSTITSAPSTPEDNPYTIYPSVAKTASINGFADRIYDQLPECAKPCMFQNTGVTPCPYWDTGCLCIMPTFAGAIGSCIAEKCKGQDVVSATSLGTSICSVAGVWDPYWMVPANVQSSLSAAATAVPSSSEQSVETSSESAESSQSVESSQPAETSSEQPSETSSETSSQQLSSITSAPDSSATSSSSTTSTFIRTASINGFADKLYDQLPECAKPCMFQNTGITPCPYWDAGCLCVMPQFAGAIGSCVADSCKGQDIVSVTSLGTSVCSVAGVNAPYWMLPASVKSSLSVAATAVPTSDSASETASQEPSETSSEQPSETASQQPAETSSEESSTITSAPSTPEDNPYTIYPSVAKTASINGFADRIYDQLPECAKPCMFQNTGVTPCPYWDTGCLCIMPTFAGAIGSCIAEKCKGQDVVSATSLGSSICSVAGVWDPYWMLPANVQSSLNAAATAVATSDSASEVASASESASQVPQETSAASSQSANNSVASAAPSNSSVSAAPSSNSSGVPAAPSNNSSGASVVPSQSANNSSASAAPSNNSSSAISESVAPSSYGNSTIAQPSTSTKSDAASITGPITTDKVITNESGIVFTSTVIITHVSEYCDQTSAAAVQSSACEEQSSAKSEQASASSEQVKVITSVVWCESSIQSIESVKTSAEAAHKTEVIASCASELSSLSSAKSEAMKTVSSLVEVQKSAVAKQTSLAAVQSSAASVQLSAAHAQKSSEAVEVAQTAVAEASKAGDEISTEIVNITKTVSSGKETGVSQATVAANTHSVAIANMANTKFASTMSLLVASFVFVGLFI, from the coding sequence ATGCTTCCATCCATTGTTATTTCAATCGTTTTAGCATCCTTTGTGAGTGCAGAATCATCTATTACAGAagcaccaacaacaaccgcTGAAGATAATCCATATACTATCTACCCAAGTGTTGCCAAGACTGCTTCTATCAATGGTTTTGCTGACAGAATTTATGATCAATTGCCAGAGTGTGCCAAGCCATGTATGTTCCAAAACACTGGTGTGACCCCATGTCCATACTGGGATACTGGGTGTTTGTGTATTATGCCAACATTTGCTGGTGCCATTGGTTCTTGTATTGCTGAGAAGTGTAAAGGCCAAGACGTTGTTTCTGCTACAAGTTTGGGAACTTCCATTTGTTCCGTTGCTGGTGTGTGGGATCCATACTGGATGGTGCCTGCAAATGTCCAGAGCAGTTTAAGTGCTGCTGCCACTGCTGTTGCATCGTCTTCTGAACAACCAGTTGAAACATCTTCTGAACCAGCTGGATCTTCTCAGTCTGTTGAATCTTCTCAACCTGCTGAAACCTCATCATCTGAACCTGCTGAGACTTCATCATCTGAACCTGCTGAGACTTCATCGGAAACATCATCCGAACAACCTGCTTCATCTGAACCTGCTGAAACTTCATCAGAAGAATCTTCTACAATCACTTCAGCCCCATCAACTCCTGAAGATAACCCATACACCATCTACCCAAGTGTTGCCAAGACTGCTTCTATCAATGGTTTTGCTGACAGAATCTACGACCAATTGCCAGAGTGTGCCAAGCCATGTATGTTCCAAAACACTGGTGTGACCCCATGTCCATACTGGGATACTGGGTGCTTGTGTATTATGCCAACATTTGCTGGTGCCATTGGGTCTTGTATTGCTGAGAAGTGTAAAGGCCAAGACGTTGTTTCTGCTACAAGTTTGGGAACTTCCATTTGTTCCGTTGCTGGTGTGTGGGATCCATACTGGATGGTGCCTGCAAATGTCCAGAGCAGTTTAAGTGCTGCTGCCACTGCTGTTCCATCATCCTCCGAACAATCAGTTGAAACATCTTCTGAATCAGCTGAATCTTCTCAGTCTGTTGAATCTTCTCAACCTGCTGAAACCTCATCTGAACAACCATCTGAGACTTCATCTGAAACTTCTTCCCAACAACTTTCAAGTATCACTTCAGCACCAGACTCCTCCGCTACAAGCAGCTCCTCAACCACATCTACTTTTATTAGAACTGCTTCCATTAATGGTTTTGCTGATAAACTTTACGACCAATTACCAGAATGTGCTAAACCATGTATGTTCCAAAATACTGGCATAACACCATGTCCATACTGGGATGCCGGTTGTTTATGTGTCATGCCACAATTTGCAGGTGCTATTGGTTCATGTGTTGCCGATAGTTGTAAAGGTCAAGATATTGTTTCTGTCACCAGCTTGGGTACTTCTGTTTGTTCTGTTGCCGGTGTTAATGCACCTTATTGGATGCTTCCAGCTAGTGTTAAAAGTAGCTTAAGTGTTGCTGCTACTGCAGTACCAACCTCCGACAGTGCATCTGAAACTGCTTCCCAAGAACCATCTGAAACTTCATCTGAACAGCCATCAGAAACTGCTTCACAACAACCTGCTGAAACTTCATCAGAAGAATCTTCTACAATCACTTCAGCCCCATCAACTCCTGAAGATAACCCATACACCATCTACCCAAGTGTTGCCAAGACTGCTTCTATCAATGGTTTTGCTGACAGAATCTACGACCAATTGCCAGAGTGTGCCAAGCCATGTATGTTCCAAAACACTGGTGTGACCCCATGTCCATACTGGGATACTGGGTGCTTGTGTATTATGCCAACATTTGCTGGTGCCATTGGGTCTTGTATTGCTGAGAAGTGTAAAGGCCAAGACGTTGTTTCTGCTACAAGTTTGGGTAGCTCTATTTGCTCCGTTGCTGGTGTATGGGATCCATACTGGATGCTTCCAGCTAACGTGCAAAGCAGTTTGAATGCCGCTGCCACTGCTGTTGCAACTTCTGATAGTGCATCTGAGGTTGCTTCTGCTTCCGAATCCGCATCTCAAGTTCCACAAGAAACTTCTGCTGCTTCATCACAATCAGCCAACAACTCAGTTGCTTCTGCTGCTCCATCTAACTCGTCTGTTTCAGCTGCTCCATCTAGCAACTCATCTGGTGTTCCAGCTGCGCCATCTAACAATTCATCTGGTGCTTCAGTTGTTCCATCACAATCAGCCAACAATTCATCTGCTTCAGCTGCTCCATCTAACAACTCATCTAGTGCTATTTCTGAAAGTGTTGCACCATCAAGCTACGGAAACTCTACCATTGCACAACCATCTACTTCTACAAAATCCGATGCTGCATCAATTACTGGTCCAATTACTACAGACAAGGTTATAACCAATGAGTCTGGCATTGTCTTTACATCTACAGTAATCATTACACATGTTTCTGAATATTGTGACCAGACttctgctgctgctgttcAATCATCAGCATGTGAAGAACAGTCAAGTGCTAAATCAGAACAAGCTTCTGCTTCATCAGAACAAGTTAAGGTCATTACTAGTGTGGTTTGGTGTGAGTCATCTATTCAATCTATTGAATCTGTCAAAACAAGTGCAGAAGCTGCTCATAAGACTGAGGTTATTGCTAGTTGTGCAAGTGAATTAAGCTCTTTGAGTTCTGCTAAATCTGAAGCTATGAAGACTGTTTCTAGTTTAGTTGAAGTTCAAAAATCTGCAGTTGCCAAACAAACCTCGTTGGCTGCTGTACAATCATCTGCTGCTTCTGTACAATTAAGTGCTGCTCACGCCCAAAAGTCGTCTGAGGCAGTTGAAGTTGCCCAAACTGCTGTTGCTGAAGCTTCTAAAGCTGGTGATGAAATTTCGACTGAAATTGTTAACATCACCAAGACAGTTTCTTCTGGTAAGGAGACTGGTGTTTCCCAAGCTACTGTTGCTGCTAACACACATTCAGTTGCTATTGCTAATATGGCAAATACCAAGTTTGCCAGCACAATGTCGTTGTTGGTCGCTAGTTTCGTGTTTGTTGGTCTCTTTATTTAA